TTACCACATCATCTGCCCTGTACTGAACAAAACTTTCTGGAAGTGCTATGATAAACTCACGCCCTTCAATACATTTCCCTGCTGAACCACTCGCCTTAAAATCCAACTGATTTTCTCTTGCAAGATTTTTCCAAAATTCAGGTGTTGCCCCTTCTGTCTGATAGGTCGCATAGAGATATTCCTGTCTTTTCGGATTGGAAATATAATCAATCCTTCCTGCCACATTGGACAGCTTACTTTGTCTAATAAATGAATGTCTGCCTATAAGCATCCTCCTTTCCCAGCTCTCGTTGATTTTATTGTGAGTAGGTGCATAGGCACCTGTTTACGAACTTATCCGCCTGTCGGCAGGTTGCCCCCTGCAAGGGCGAAATACGCAGAGCATAAACGAAGTTTGTGCGATGGGTGTATTTCGCTCTCAAACGCCGAGAGCTTGTTTTGTTTAACACAATCCGATTACTTCTCGGACTTACATTTAGATTTATGGGCGTATCCGCCCTTTTTCTCTGCCCGTATCCGGGCTGTTTTTTCTATGACTGACAGCAGATGATCTACGGTACTTTCTTCCCATCCGGCAAGCCATATCAGAGTTTTTTCCTCCGCTTTTGTCAGCACCACGTCTGCCAGTACCTTGTTCATTTTTTGTATCTGTCTGCCCTCCATCTCATAAAATAAATCATTCACATTTCTGTTTTCTCTTTCCGGCTGCTTTAACATTTCTGACACTCCCTTCAAAAAATAAATTCAAATTTTATCCGTATAAGCGTATAAACGTATCTCCCATACTTTTCAGAAACCTGTAATCCCTTGATTTTCCTGATAATATACGCATATACGCTTCTTTGGAAAATTCTTTTTTATCTGTATCTCATCGGTATCAGCGGTAGCTATCTATGCGTATCTGCGTATGAATTCCTTGAAATCCTCTGGCATTTTTTCCATTATCTGAGGGAATATTTGTAGAATAATGAATGTGATACTTCTTTTCATTTTCTTTTAAGTACCCCGAAAAACTTTTTGCACTCATAGGTTTTTCCGTATTATCTTCACACCAGCGGCAATATGCCTGATATAAATTTTTAGAAGTCGCCGTTGTATTTTCTTCCAACCGGATATACCCTGATGACTGCATAAAAGCGATAATGTTATTCCCGGATTCCATAGCTTCGTGTAGATTTTTCTTTGCACGTTCGCTGATGGTAAAGCGATATTTATTTTTCAGTAATCGTTTCAATCCCTCCAGACACCAAAGGAAAATATCGTCTGCTTCTCTTTGCAGTTTCTCAATCAGATAGGGATCATCTACTCTGTCTGGCGGCACATCTTTGACCGTAAGGATAATCTGTCTGCGATAAAATCCATAGGAACGGTCATGTAAGGCACTCAGACTTCCGTTTCCAAAGCAGAGAAATCTGACATATAAATTTCCCTGTACGCTCTGCTTTGACTTCCTTTCCAAATCCATCTTATCCTCCAGAGTGACTATGGTTTTAATGTAGTTGGTGTCTTTCAATGCTTCCAGTTTCATATCATCATCCACCATCAAAAGTCGGTATTCCAAATTTGCCCTTGCAAAACGGTTATGCTCTACCTTTTGAATATTGCTTACATTCATATTCGTTCCGAGAATTTTTCTCATAACCAAACCAATGCGGGATTTCCCCTCCCCACCTTTTCCTAAGATAATCAATAACTTCTGTGCCTTGTTGGATGGGATTAAACAATATCCCATATATTCCTGCAAGGTAGAAATATCATCTTCCTCCAACAGTTCTGAAAGAAATTTCAGCCACCGTTCCGGCTTTGCTTCTTTCATTTCATAATTTACAGGCAAGCGGTTCAGGCAAAACTCCTTCTTTTCTGTAAAATCTCCATTCAAAAAATAAGTTCCATTATTCACATGGATACGATCCATCTGCACCGGAAGTTCCTCTGAATAGGCTTCCAGTTTTAGAACCTCCAAAAGCTGTTTTACTTTCTTGGAAATTCCTTTCGTAAGAACCGGTTTTACCATTCTATAAATTTCTTTTTCTACTTCGCTGTCTGGCAACATTCCATCATAACTGAAAAAGATACCGTTGATACACTTCAATGGCATTCTTTGCAGGAAATTTTCACAAAATGCTACTTCATCAATCTGCCCATCCTCAAACCATCCCTGAGAGTACGGCTTAGAGTTCATTTCCCTCTGATCCAATGCTTCTTCCAGTCTATTCCTTGTTGTTTCGTCTATATTCTTCCATTCGTTCTTCAATTCTTTTCACATCCTTCCCACTATCCAATAAAAATTCAATTCTGTCCTGTAACTCTCCAAACACCAGTAAATCCAGATAGTAATTTATCTTTTCTGTCTGCTGACAGGCTTCTATAAATTCTGCTTTCCATTCTTCCTCTGGTGTTTTTGGTGCATGGCTCACTTTCCATTCTTTCAGCAGATGAAGATAATCTGATAAAATGCGGATACTTTCCCGTTCCCATTCTTCAAATTTCTTTTCGGTCTGGTACAATGTTCTTTTCGGTTTTTCCTTCTCTTTACCAGTATTTCTTTTCTTTGAACTATCCGTAAAAATCGGTATCCGAAAATCCTCTGCCAGTTTCTTTGCAGCTTCCAATGGTGTAAGATGAAAGAAATCTGCCACAAATGTGATCACATCCCCTTTCGCACCACAGGCAAAACAGCAAAATCCTTTGTCTACTTTCATACTGGGATGCCTATCATCATGAAAGGGGCAACAGACCATCCCGTTTTTATTGACTTTCAACCCATACTGCTCGGCTGCCTGCCTTGCAGTTACGTTTTCTTTTACTACTTGAAAAATATTCAATTCGACTCCTTTAAAATTTTCGTTGTATTCTCTCAGAGCCTTTGATATACTGAATTTGCGAGATAGAGTTATCAAAAGCTCTGAGAAGTTGTCCTTGTGTTACGCAAGGGCTTTTTCTTTTCCCTGCTTTTTTGCCTCTCCATTGAAATATCCAGTTTCCTCCCATACTTTACGATCAGAACAGTAATAACTGAATTCATTGGAATCGCCCATCTTCATTGCCACTCCAAATTTCAAAATTCCCTGCTGTATCCCGATACGAACGTAATGAGCATCTTTTCCGATTGCTTTTGCAATTTCCGTAATAGGCACATTTCTTCCCGTAAATGGCGGCAATTCTACATATAATCTTTTATCCATTTTCCACATCCTCCTTTACAATCTGACTAAGTTCTTGGTCTAAAGCTGTAGCAATTTTATATGCCACCTGCGGTGTACAGCTCTTTCCTGATATAATGCAGGAAATCGTCTGCCTTGACACTCCACTTAACTCAGCCAATTTCTTAATTGTTAATCCTCTTTCTCCCATCAAAATCTGCATTTTAAATACGTTTATCTTCATTTTATTTCTCCTTTCCTTTTTAATATGTACTTTCAATGCGTATTTTCATTATATGCACTTATTCTGCACATGTCAATACTATTTTATATAAATATGCACTTGTAATTCGTATTTTTCTATGATATGATAAGCGTGAGGTGAATAATGATGAGTAATGAGAAGTTACACAACAATCAAATCGGACTTAGAATCCGTACTGCTCGAAAAGAAAAAGGTATCAACCAAACAGAGCTTGCAAATTTGTTGGGGAAATCGCTTCGCACAATCCAAAAATATGAAAGCGGAGAAATCGAAGTTTCCATTGCTATGCTCAATGAAATCGCAAAAGTTTTAGACTGCGAATCCACATATCTTATAGGGTATGATGCCGAGAGAAAACCTTTAGAAAATCTTTCTGATATTATGAATTTCTTATTTCAGTTAGATAAGATAAAGGAACTTGGCTTCAATATCGAAGTCAAACGCCCGCCACATTATGATGGATGGGAATGTGCTATTACTTTTAACGGCAAAGATGTTTCTACGGAGTTAAATCAGGATCTCTGTCTATTCTTGGAAGAATTTGAGGATAAAAGAAATGAAGTCAAGGACTATCAGACAAGTCTTGAATCTTATCAGAAGTGGCAGGATAAAACACTTGCTTATTACGCAAATGCAAAACTGACCGAAAAAGAAACAGAAGAAATCTCAAACGAAGAACGAATACGAAGATTTCAAAAAATCATGAACGAACGGTACGGTAAAAAAGAGTCCTAATTTTAAAGGAGGATTTTTTAATATGAAATTACCGAACGGCTACGGAAGTGTAGTAAAACTATCTGGAAAAAGAAGAAAACCTTGGATGGTTCGTAAAACCACAGGCTATCGCATTGATCCAGTCAAAGAAAAGAAAGTAAATGAATATATCATTATTGGATATGCCGCCACAAAAACAGAGGGATTGCAAATGCTGGCTGATTATAATCGTAATCCTTATGATACGAAGGCAGCCAAAATGACTTTTGATGAAGTGTATGAGGAATGGTCTAAGAAAAAATTTCCTACGGTATCCGAAAGCAATATTAAAGGATACAAGGCATCTTACAAAACATGTGGCATTCTTTACAACCGAGTTTTCAAGGATTTAAAACTGGCAGACTTGCAACAGGTTATTGACACTTGCGGAAAGAATTATCCCACATTGAAGAAAATCAAAATCCTGTTCAACCAGTTATATGAATTTGCATTGAAGAATGACATCTGCAACAAAGATTATTCTACTTTTGTTGAAATCTCCCAGTACAAAGACCGCAATCCAAACAAGCATACACGTACAAAATTCACGAAAGAAGAAGTTGCAAAAGTCTGGACAATGAAAGAGGACAAATACTATCAGATCATCCTCATGCTACTCTATAATGGCACACGTATCTCCGAATTTCTTGATTTAAAGAAAGAAAATGTGCATTTGGAAGAACAGTATTTTGATGTAATTGACAGCAAAACAGAAAACGGAATCCGAAAAGTTCCGATTGCTGATAAGCTTCTGCCTTACTATAAAGACTGGTATAATTCTTGTCCTGATTGCGAATATCTTCTTCATACAGAGGATGGCAAAAGATTTCTTTATCGCAATTACTATGACAGCTATTGGACTCCTCTTGTGGAACAGATTGGAATTGACCGTACACCACATTGTACCCGGCATACCTGTATTTCCATGTTATCGGAAGCTGGTGTTCAGGATACAACAATCAAGAAAATTGTGGGGCACTCCGGTGCTATGACTTTGACAGAAAAAGTTTATACTCACTTAGATATGCAGGTTCTTGTAGACGCAATCAACAAAACCTTAGAAAATGAGGACATCGTAATTGCCGATGCAGAATCTGCATAACAAAAAAGGACACTCTCCAGTGTCTATCACCGAAAAGTGTCCTATATTTTTTAGATATTTTTGTTGCAAACGTGTTGCAAATGCGTTGCGAACTGAGTAAATTCCACCGCTTTTCACCACATCTGACAACTCCACAAACCCTTGTAAAACAAGGATTTGAACGTAAATCCGAGTTCCGAAGATTATCTCTTGCTGAACTGAGGCGCACGACGAGCTGCTTTGAGACCGTATTTTTTTCTTTCTTTCATACGTGGATCACGTGTTAAGAATCCAGCTGCTTTTAATGCAGGTCTGTATTCGCTGTCAGCTTCTAATAATGCTCTGGAGATACCATGACGAATAGCACCAGCCTGTCCTGTAAATCCGCCACCATGAACGTTTACTAAAACGTCAAATTTATCAAGTGTTTCTGTCAGTGTTAATGGCTGACGAACAACAACTTTTAATGTTTCTAATCCAAAATATTCATCAATATCTCTTTTGTTGATTGTGATTTTACCTGTACCTGGTACTAAGTATACACGAGCTACAGATGATTTTCTTCTTCCTGTTCCATAGAATTTTGTACTAGCCACTGTTCATTACCTCCTATTAAAATGTTAATACTTCTGGTTTCTGAGCTGCATGATTGTGCTCTGGTCCAGCGTATACATGTAATTTTTTAATCATGGATCTTCCTAAAGGTCCTTTTGGAAGCATACCTTTAACAGCAAGCTCAATAACTCTTTCAGGTTTTTTGTCCATCATTTCTTTTAATGTTGTTTCTTTCATTCCGCCAACATAATCAGAGTGGTTATAATAGATTTTCTGATCCATTTTTTTACCTGTAACTTTGATTTTTTCAGCGTTTACTACGATTACATAATCACCTGTATCAATATGTGGTGTGAAAACAGGTTTAT
The DNA window shown above is from Blautia hansenii DSM 20583 and carries:
- the rpsI gene encoding 30S ribosomal protein S9; the encoded protein is MASTKFYGTGRRKSSVARVYLVPGTGKITINKRDIDEYFGLETLKVVVRQPLTLTETLDKFDVLVNVHGGGFTGQAGAIRHGISRALLEADSEYRPALKAAGFLTRDPRMKERKKYGLKAARRAPQFSKR
- a CDS encoding phage/plasmid primase, P4 family; the encoded protein is MNSKPYSQGWFEDGQIDEVAFCENFLQRMPLKCINGIFFSYDGMLPDSEVEKEIYRMVKPVLTKGISKKVKQLLEVLKLEAYSEELPVQMDRIHVNNGTYFLNGDFTEKKEFCLNRLPVNYEMKEAKPERWLKFLSELLEEDDISTLQEYMGYCLIPSNKAQKLLIILGKGGEGKSRIGLVMRKILGTNMNVSNIQKVEHNRFARANLEYRLLMVDDDMKLEALKDTNYIKTIVTLEDKMDLERKSKQSVQGNLYVRFLCFGNGSLSALHDRSYGFYRRQIILTVKDVPPDRVDDPYLIEKLQREADDIFLWCLEGLKRLLKNKYRFTISERAKKNLHEAMESGNNIIAFMQSSGYIRLEENTTATSKNLYQAYCRWCEDNTEKPMSAKSFSGYLKENEKKYHIHYSTNIPSDNGKNARGFQGIHTQIRIDSYR
- a CDS encoding CHC2 zinc finger domain-containing protein yields the protein MNIFQVVKENVTARQAAEQYGLKVNKNGMVCCPFHDDRHPSMKVDKGFCCFACGAKGDVITFVADFFHLTPLEAAKKLAEDFRIPIFTDSSKKRNTGKEKEKPKRTLYQTEKKFEEWERESIRILSDYLHLLKEWKVSHAPKTPEEEWKAEFIEACQQTEKINYYLDLLVFGELQDRIEFLLDSGKDVKRIEERMEEYRRNNKE
- a CDS encoding tyrosine-type recombinase/integrase, producing the protein MKLPNGYGSVVKLSGKRRKPWMVRKTTGYRIDPVKEKKVNEYIIIGYAATKTEGLQMLADYNRNPYDTKAAKMTFDEVYEEWSKKKFPTVSESNIKGYKASYKTCGILYNRVFKDLKLADLQQVIDTCGKNYPTLKKIKILFNQLYEFALKNDICNKDYSTFVEISQYKDRNPNKHTRTKFTKEEVAKVWTMKEDKYYQIILMLLYNGTRISEFLDLKKENVHLEEQYFDVIDSKTENGIRKVPIADKLLPYYKDWYNSCPDCEYLLHTEDGKRFLYRNYYDSYWTPLVEQIGIDRTPHCTRHTCISMLSEAGVQDTTIKKIVGHSGAMTLTEKVYTHLDMQVLVDAINKTLENEDIVIADAESA
- a CDS encoding helix-turn-helix domain-containing protein; the protein is MMSNEKLHNNQIGLRIRTARKEKGINQTELANLLGKSLRTIQKYESGEIEVSIAMLNEIAKVLDCESTYLIGYDAERKPLENLSDIMNFLFQLDKIKELGFNIEVKRPPHYDGWECAITFNGKDVSTELNQDLCLFLEEFEDKRNEVKDYQTSLESYQKWQDKTLAYYANAKLTEKETEEISNEERIRRFQKIMNERYGKKES
- the rplM gene encoding 50S ribosomal protein L13, whose amino-acid sequence is MNTYMANPDKIERKWYVVDAEGQTLGRLSSEIAKVLRGKNKPVFTPHIDTGDYVIVVNAEKIKVTGKKMDQKIYYNHSDYVGGMKETTLKEMMDKKPERVIELAVKGMLPKGPLGRSMIKKLHVYAGPEHNHAAQKPEVLTF
- a CDS encoding helix-turn-helix transcriptional regulator, translating into MKINVFKMQILMGERGLTIKKLAELSGVSRQTISCIISGKSCTPQVAYKIATALDQELSQIVKEDVENG